Proteins co-encoded in one Kribbella qitaiheensis genomic window:
- a CDS encoding SDR family NAD(P)-dependent oxidoreductase, which yields MVTAKRPFGWPLLVALTNGRSSVADDRLAAAVRDKVVMVTGSSYGIGAATAKRLARAGATVLLVARTADQLEVVADEIRAAGGKAETYPANLADTASIEQLVAKVLADHGWVDVLVSNAGKSIRRSVADSYQRFHDIERTNAVNYLGPTKLVLALLPSMRERRSGHIVNVSTAGVRTPPMARWSAYLASKSAFDVWLRCVSQEIRNDGVTTSTVYMGLVHTRMSSPTPLLNRMPGLSPEQAADQVCAAVANKPHNITPPFVRPADALGNLLRVPTDRLFEQYFRRTNKPKGES from the coding sequence ATGGTGACTGCGAAGCGTCCGTTCGGCTGGCCCCTGCTTGTCGCCCTGACCAATGGGCGGAGCAGTGTCGCCGACGACCGGCTCGCTGCCGCTGTCCGGGACAAGGTCGTCATGGTGACCGGCTCGTCGTACGGGATCGGTGCGGCGACGGCCAAGCGGCTGGCACGCGCCGGGGCGACCGTTCTGCTGGTCGCGCGGACGGCGGATCAACTGGAGGTCGTCGCCGACGAGATCCGCGCGGCAGGAGGCAAGGCCGAGACCTACCCGGCGAACCTCGCGGACACCGCGTCGATCGAGCAGTTGGTCGCGAAGGTGCTGGCGGATCACGGGTGGGTCGACGTCCTGGTCAGCAATGCGGGCAAGTCGATCCGACGGTCGGTCGCGGACTCGTACCAGCGATTCCACGACATCGAGCGGACGAACGCGGTGAACTACCTGGGACCGACCAAACTGGTGCTGGCCTTGCTGCCTTCGATGCGGGAACGCAGATCCGGGCACATCGTCAATGTGTCGACGGCAGGGGTGCGGACTCCGCCGATGGCGCGCTGGTCGGCGTACCTGGCGTCGAAGAGCGCGTTCGATGTGTGGCTGCGGTGTGTGTCGCAGGAGATTCGCAACGACGGCGTGACGACCTCGACCGTCTACATGGGACTGGTGCACACGCGGATGAGTTCGCCGACTCCTCTGCTCAACAGGATGCCTGGGCTGAGCCCCGAGCAGGCGGCTGATCAGGTGTGCGCCGCCGTGGCCAACAAGCCGCACAACATCACGCCGCCGTTCGTCCGCCCAGCCGATGCTCTGGGCAACCTCCTCCGGGTGCCGACGGACCGGCTGTTCGAGCAATACTTCCGCCGCACCAACAAGCCAAAGGGCGAATCGTGA
- a CDS encoding alpha/beta fold hydrolase yields MTLHHVAYGEGTPVLALHGWTPDHRLMTGPLEPFFADLPGYRRLYPDLPGMGASPAGEIDNSDGIMAALLEFIDTEIGDEPFVLIGESYGGYLARGLVAQRPSQVLGLSLLCPIGVALENADRTVPDHVVLEVEPGLIESLSPEEVGDFTEIAVIQTAEVLRQYREDVVPGLDAADTVAMERIRKNWALTVAPESGPAYTRPTLVLCGRQDAIVGFADQYALLPHYPRATYAVLDLAGHNLQIEQPELMGVLFRDWLGRIAREAH; encoded by the coding sequence ATGACGCTTCACCACGTCGCCTACGGCGAAGGCACCCCAGTCCTGGCACTGCACGGCTGGACGCCCGACCACCGGCTGATGACCGGACCACTCGAGCCGTTCTTCGCCGACCTGCCCGGGTACCGCCGGCTCTATCCGGATCTGCCGGGAATGGGCGCCAGCCCAGCCGGAGAGATCGACAACTCGGACGGGATCATGGCCGCGCTGCTCGAGTTCATCGACACCGAGATCGGCGACGAGCCGTTCGTGCTGATCGGAGAGTCGTACGGCGGGTACCTCGCGCGCGGCCTGGTCGCGCAACGGCCGTCGCAAGTGCTCGGACTCAGCCTGCTCTGTCCGATCGGAGTGGCGCTCGAAAATGCGGACCGGACCGTGCCGGACCATGTGGTGCTGGAGGTCGAGCCTGGCCTGATCGAGTCGCTCAGCCCAGAGGAAGTCGGGGACTTCACCGAGATCGCCGTGATCCAGACCGCCGAGGTCCTTCGGCAGTACCGCGAGGACGTGGTGCCGGGCCTGGATGCCGCCGACACCGTGGCGATGGAGCGGATCCGGAAGAACTGGGCGTTGACGGTCGCGCCGGAGAGCGGTCCCGCGTACACGCGACCGACGTTGGTGCTGTGCGGGCGGCAAGACGCGATCGTGGGGTTCGCGGATCAGTACGCGCTGCTCCCCCACTACCCGCGGGCGACGTACGCCGTGCTGGATCTGGCCGGGCACAACCTGCAGATCGAGCAGCCTGAGCTGATGGGCGTGCTGTTTCGCGACTGGCTCGGACGCATCGCCCGGGAGGCTCACTGA